GGGCGAAAGAGGGTCTCTAGAGTTGCGTTGGTGGCGCCCCACGCAGATGTAGATTGGCCAAGAGCATGCAACTGTGCAACTCACAACTCTGTCTTGTGGCTGTCGGCGTTGGTTGCTGGAGACTCAAGGTTAACTCGATAGAGGGACAATGTCTTACATCTGGACTAGGCAACTAGGCCAAAACTAGTCATGAATTTCAACCGGACTTTGACCAGTCTCCAGTGACGTGGGAGTGATTGGTCTTCGGCGTTCACGAGAACAGGAGGCTAGCTGAGCCGCACCCTTCAGGTCTTGGAATATCGTTTGCTCAACGGAAGGTGAATGAGAAGAGCTGACTCGTCCTTCTGCCAAGCCATGATGGAGCCTGATATGCCAACGATTTGGAATACCATAAAACGAGGCTACAAAGGAGAAAAGAGACAACAAAAATCTCGGTAGGAGTGACGGTGTAAAGTGGTATCATTGAAACTATCCTATCCCAACAGGTTGATAAACGGCTCCGGCCACTTGCCCATCAACAGCGGCCTATCTCCCAACCGACCACTTACCGGCGCCAGGATCCTCAGCTTGCGCTTCTCCTTGTCGATATCGGCAATGTACACGTACCCCATCACGTTGGCCGTCCGTATCGTCTCCGGTGAGTCTTTGACTGAGGCATAGACGATCGCCAGCGTCCAATGGGCCATGACCTGTGCGGGGTCCACGCGCATCAGGCTCTCGTCGGCGCCACCGCCGTACATGGAGTCTAGATCATGGCCAAGTAGGTTAGCAAACATTGTGCATGACTTTTGGGCGGGATTGTATGATGGGGTGCGAGGTGATCACGTACAATCTCCTAGTTTGTATATCGCCAGGCTATCAAAGTCGACCTGCTGCGTGGCGGGACTCAGCGTCTGGCCGATGCTACCGAAGAAGTATTCCTTAATGGACGCCTCGCAGGCCTGCTGTGTGTAGCCCACGTCGCGCTCAACCACGCCGTCTGACTTTTCCAAGAGGAGGATGCTGTAATTCTCGCCGAGGCTAGTCCTTTCCGTTGAGAAGCGCTTAGTGACTTCGGCGTTGAGACTTGGTGAGCCCAACACAATAATGATGTTGACTGCTACTATGTCAGTGCCAGCACATCAGACCATCGATATAGAAGATGGGAATCATACCTGAGAGCTCCTCCACGACATGCACAAAGTTCTCCATGCCAACCTGGTTGGTCTCCGTCACGGCCTGCGTGTCAATTATCATGCCAGACCCCTTGACCTCGGGATCCTGCCCCAGCCTCGACGTCACCGTCGCCGCCATCTTACTCACG
This is a stretch of genomic DNA from Colletotrichum lupini chromosome 10, complete sequence. It encodes these proteins:
- a CDS encoding pre-mRNA cleavage complex II protein Clp1, coding for MSIPGLGHLVAPQSTSANQTRTIRLQPFWEWRFQVAFDTQITLKLLSGTAEKDGTELALQHIYTFAGTRSKILTLQGCELEVEGVLAEESVAEYAKPQDSPANSVLNLHFQLTAMRQRAAAERREGPRIAVCGPPTTGKTSLTRTLTSYAARVGAQPLVVNTDPKEGMLSLPGTLSASVVGSLLDVEAVDGWGTTPTSGPSQVPVKLPLVYYYGHASSEEDPAKYKELVSKMAATVTSRLGQDPEVKGSGMIIDTQAVTETNQVGMENFVHVVEELSVNIIIVLGSPSLNAEVTKRFSTERTSLGENYSILLLEKSDGVVERDVGYTQQACEASIKEYFFGSIGQTLSPATQQVDFDSLAIYKLGDYSMYGGGADESLMRVDPAQVMAHWTLAIVYASVKDSPETIRTANVMGYVYIADIDKEKRKLRILAPVSGRLGDRPLLMGKWPEPFINLLG